In Elstera cyanobacteriorum, the genomic stretch CGTTTAGGAGGTCGAACAGAATGGCGGCGGGAACGATGGGGACGCGGGCCGTGCCGACCGGAAAACCGATGCCCTGGGCCGCGAGAAAATCCATCACCCCACTGGCCGCATCGAGCCCGAAGGCCGATCCCCCGGACAGGCAGAGCGCGTGGACCCGCGCCACCAGGGCCGACGGGGCGAGCAGATCGGTTTCTTTGGTGCCCGGCGCCCCGCCGCGAATATCGCAGGCGGCAATCGCGGGCTGATCGGGCAGGATAACGGTGACGCCGGTCCAGACGGTGCGGTCTTCCGCTTGGCCGACGCGCAGTCCGGGCACATCGGTGATCGCATTGCGCGGACCGGGGGCGCCGTCCTGGGGGCTGAAAGCGGGCGCGGTTGCGGCCATTATGCCCCCCTCCGCGCTCCGAAAGCGGAGCGGCGGGCCGTGCGGCAGTGCAATAAAGGCCGGGCGCAGCGCGGGCTCATGCCCGACCCTAGGCTGTTGCGGCGCACAAGGTCAAGGGGCTGTGACAAAGCCGACGCGGCGGAATGTCGCAATTTCGCGCTTGACAGGAGCGCCAAGTTTCCGCGCTATGCCGCGACTTATTCTGTCGTGAGATCGCCTATGTCAGTTCATTTCTTGCGTGAGTCGGTTCTTGGCGAGGTTCACGCTCGCCCCTTCACGCCGCTGACGCCGCCGCGCCGGGTGCTGCATTTCGCCTTTTTCACCGATTTGGCGGCGGCCCGGGCTGACCGCGATAAGCTGCTGGCCCTGTGCGCCACAGCCGGGGCCGCGGCCCCTTTGCCGGATGCGAAGCACCATCGGCTGACCTTGCCCCCCACGTTGGGCGGCGGCAGTTTGCGCTGGGAACAGCACTCGGAATTCACCACCTATACGCTGGATTTCCCCGACGAGAGTGGGGTGATCTTTCCGCCCTGCCCGGCCTGGGCGCGCTTCGAAGCGATCCTGCCGCCGCCCGGCCCGCTGCTGGTGGCGGTGGATTTGCAGATCGTTCCAGCGCAAGCGGGGCTTGATCTGACGAAGATTTTCGACCCGGCCTCCTTGGCCGTTTCCGCTTTCGATTTCGGTGCGGCCCTGGTCGCCACTGATTTCCGCGCCGATGGGCAGTTGCAGGCGGGCGGTGGCACCGTGCGGCTGCTGGTGCAGGATCAAGGCCTGACGCCGCAGCGCGCCGGGGCGCTAGTACAGCGGCTGCTGGAGGTCGAGACCTATCGGCTATTCGCCCTGCTCGGACTGCCGGAGGCACACCGCCTCGGCCCCATCGTCCGCCGCATCGAAGCCGATCTAACCCGTATCGCTCGCGCAATGGCCGAGGCGCGCGATCTTGTCTCTGATAACGCTTTGCTCGATGAATTGACCCTGCTGGCCGCCGAGCTGGAGGCGGAGGCCAATGCCGCCAGTTACCGCTTTAGCGCTAGCCGGGCCTATGACGGGATCATCCAGCAGCGGCTCGCGGCTTTGGGGGATCGGTCAGTCGGGGAGTATCCGACCATCGGCGCTTTTCTGGCCCGGCGCCTCGCCCCGGCCATGCGCACCTGTACGATGTTGGAAGAACGGCTGGAAACGCTGGCGGGCAAACTGTCGCGCGCCGCGCATCTGCTGCGCACCCGCGTCGATGTTGCCATCGAACAGCAAAACCGCAGCCTGCTGGAAGCGATGAACCTGCGCGCCCGCCAGCAGTTCCGATTGCAACAGACCGTCGAAGGCCTGTCGATTGCGGCCATCGCTTATTATGTCGTGTCGCTGGCGGCCTATGTGTTCAAAGGGCTGAAGGAAGCGGGCTTGCCGCTCGATCCAACGATCGGCACGGCGCTGGCGGTGCCGCCGATTGTGGCGGCAGTCGCCCTAACCGTGCGACGCATTCGGCGCCATCACGGTAAAGAAACCGAATAGCAAAGGCCGGGGAAATCCCCGGCCTTCACGATTTGGGGCAGCCTAGTCTTAGACGCCCAGCTTAGCCTTATTCTTTTCGATAAAGACTTTCCCGCTCTCATACCCAACCGCGAAGAGGCGATTGAGGTTCGAGCTGGACCAGTCCAGCGCCGCCGGCTGCATCTTCGGCGGAATTTTGAAGTTCAGGATCAGCAGGTCCGACTTGTCTTTATCGTGATGCAGTTCTTGGAACAGCTTCAAGTCGGCGTGACCGAGGGCGACCAGCGGGGTAATGATCTGCTGGCCAAACGCATCCCACAGGTTGCGCGGCTCGTGCAGCAGCCCATCGATCGCGATGGCATCGAACACGACGATCAGATCCAGATCGGGTTCGTTTTCCATGAGGCCCTTGAAATTGAAAGCGTCACGCGAGGCGCCTTCGATGTAGAGCTTGCCGTCGATTTCATAGGGCGAATAGAAGAAGGGATAAGATAGCGACGCCTGGAAATGAGCGAGATCGATCTGATCTTTTTTGAAGATCGCCATCTTATTGTCGGTCAGACAGTAAGCATTCAGGTAAATATCGGCGGGCAGCTTGTGCAGCGCGTCAAAATCGACCATCTGCTTAATGAATTGGGCATGCGCGCAGAAACCCTGACTGAACAGCGACAGGTTAGACGGCATCAGCCCCGCCCACCAGAACTGCACCCAATCCGACAGGAATTTTTCTGACGGCGTCATCCCAAGTTGGTTCACGATGCGCGAATAGCCGGGCATCATTGACAGGGCGGTGCGGTAAAGCGCCGCCGCCGGGCCGGGCTTGGTGAAGATCTTATAGTTGATCGGGAACATATTGTAGATGGCGTCCGAGACGCCGAAATTCACCGAATTGCGCAGTGATTCCTCGCGCGTCATGTTCAACGGTGCAAGGTAGGACAGGCCAACGACCCCGCCGCCGCCAGCCATTGAGTAGACGTCAAATTTAACGCCTGCTTCCTCGAACGCCAGCAGTGCGCCGGTCATCAAAGTATAGTCCGGGGCGCCACCGCCCAATACGAGAGCCTTCTTACCCACGCGAGCCTCCACATCTTAAAAAAAAGTTTGGTGAAAAGGAGAGAGGGGGGAGAGATGACCCTCCCCCGAAAACGCTTCAGGCTTAGAGCGGCATCACCATTTCGCGGTTGATGATGCGGTTGATGAATTTCGCATCTTCGACCACGGCATAGTGCGAGCCTTCCCGCATCAGCACTTGCAAGCGCTGATTGGTGAATTGCCCCCAGGCCAGAATATCCTCCCGCGACACATAGGGATCGCCGCGCGACACGAAACAGGTGATCGGCACGTCCCAGGGCTTCGGTTCGCCCTTGAGTTTGTAGTTGCTGGTCATCTCGAACTCTGCCCGCACGGCAGGCAGCATCAGCTTGCGAAGTTCGGGATCGGAGAGGAACTGATCGGTCGCCGCCATATCGAACTTGCGGATGATATCGGCGAAGATTTCGTCCGATTGTTCATAGGGCTTCAGATCGTGCCGGTAGCCCTGCGTTTGCATCAGCACCTTGCCCAGATCTTGCTCGAACGGCCCAACTTCCCCGACCTTATTCGGCGCGCGCGCGCCGGAGGCGAAGAGGTGCAGCGGTCTGAACTTGGTTTCCTCGATCAAGGTGCGCGCCGTTTCATACATGGTCACGGCCCCCAGGCAGTGACCGAACATGGCAAACGGCAGATCAAGCAGGTCGATCATTTCATCGAGCACGCAATCAACGAAGAGGTCCATATCGTTGACCGGCTTTTCCGAAATGCGCCCCAAGCGGCCCGGCGGTTCGACTGCGATCACCTCGATGGCCGGGTCGATCCAATTGGCCCAGGGCCGGAAGACCGCCGACCCGCCACCCGCGAAGGGGAAGCAGAACAAGCGCGCGCGCGGATTACTGCGCTTGCCGACCGGGATAAGCCACTTCGCATCCTCGACAATAGCAGGGGCGGCGAGGGCTGCCTCCACCGTTTCGGTGATGAGATTGCTCACCATTGCCTCGACGGCTGCCGGGATGGCCGGGGTTTCCGTCGGGGTATCGCCGGGCACCACCTGCGGCGCATCGGGCAAGCCAACCCCGGCGAGATCCGGCCAAACCTCGTCCACCAACTGATCGATGCTGGGGCCTTGGATCAGCTTCACGGCGGGTACGCGCACGCCAAGCGCCATTTCGATGCGGTTGATCAGCGTGACGGCCATCAGCGAGTCGAGACCAAGTTCACGCAACGGCTGGCCGGGATCAATGGCCCGCGTCACGCCGAGCGTCGCCTGCGCCTGCTGTGCCACATAAGTGACGATGGCAAAGCGCCGGTCGCGCGGGTCGCTGGACTTCAACTGCGCCTGCAAGGCTTCGACCGATAGGCCGCCGCTCGCAGCCGCCCCATCCGTCTTCACCTCGCCCAGCATAGCGTCGAAGAAGCGCGGGACCGGCTGGAACTGACCGACGATGGTCGTCCAATCGGCGCTGAGCACGGCGGCGTGGTTGAAGCCCGCCTCCACGATCAGCTTCAGCGCCTCCTGGCCTTCTTCGGGCTTCGTGTAAATCAGCCCGCGCGCGCGCCAGATCGCTTCGCCCTTATCCCCCGCCAGCGTCGCGAGACCGCCCGCCGCCCAGGGGCCCCAGTTGACCGCGAGGCCCGGCTTACCCTGCTGGCGGCGCAAGGCCGCAAGCCCGTCGAGATAGGCATTGCCAGAGGTGTAATTCGCCTGACCGCCCGCGCCAAACAGGCTGAGGATCGACGAATAAACCACGAAGTCATCAAGCTGCAGGTCTTCGGTCGCTTTATGCAGGAACCACGCGCCGTCGAACTTGGGTGCGATGGCCTTGCGGAACTTATCCCAAGCAAACTGCGCGATGGTGGCGTCTTCCAGCACCCCGGCGGAGTGATAGATACCCTTCAACGGTAGCGCGTCAGACCGCAGTTTCTTGATCAGCGCGGCCACGCTGGCCTCGCTGCTGGTATCGAGCTTCTCGACCGAGATGCGCGCGCCCAACGCTTCCAACTCCGCCTTGATCCCGGCCGCCGTCGGATCGTCGGCCCCCCGGCGGGAGGCGAGGACCAGATGGCGGATACCGCGATGGGTGATGAGGTATTTTGCCGTTTCGATCCCAATGGCCCCAAGGCCGCCGGTGATCAGATAGGTCGCATCCTTCGTGGTCGGCGCGCGGGTTTCCGTCACCTTGGCGCGGACGAAGCGGGCGCCGTAACGGGCCAACTGTCCGCCCGCGAGGCGGAAGGCGACCTGCGCTTCCCGGTCCCCCGCCAGCAGATGATTGGCCAAGGCTTGCGTTTCCGCAGGATTGATGCCGCCGGGTGCCAGATCGATGAGGCCGCCCCAGGTTTGCGGATATTCGAGCGATACCGTGCGCCCGAAGCCCCACAGCCCGGCCTGGGCGAGATCAAGCGAGCCTTTACTGCCGTCACGAATATCGAGACCGTTGCGCGTGCCAAGCCACAGGCCCGGCGCGTGCTTGAACCCGTCGCGGGCATCGGCAAGCGCCTGGGTAAGGTGCAGGGCATTACCGATCACGGCAGCCTGCTGGGCTTCGAGATCCTTCCCGTCGCCGAAGCTGGTATCGAGACCCCAGAGGTAGACGATGCCCACCCGCTTATCGGCCCAATCTTGCGCCGCCTGGGTCAGAACCGGCGCAAAGCTCTCGCGTCCGTCGACCTTCACCGCACCCGCCGGGATCAGCGCCGATTTGGCGATGAGTTTGACCGGATGGTTACGGGTTTCGAAGGTCTTGGCCAGGGCGGCGCCTACGCCTGCGTCATCGGCGAAGATCACCCAGGCATTGGGGGCCGCCACCTGCGGCTTAGCGCCCGCCGCCAGCTTGTCCCAACGCACCTGATAGAGCCAATCGACCCCTGCTTCCGCGCCCTTGGGCTGGAAAGCGGTGACCGGGATCGGACGCAGTGACAGGCCTTCAAATTTGGCGACCGGGCTGCCATCCATCGCATACACATCGATATCGACGACGAGCGCCGCCGACGCCGGATCGGCGGAGACATCTTGCAAGCGCTTGCGCAGATGGACCCAAACGTCCTTTTCGCCCGATTTCAGCAGGCTAAAGCGCTCAATGCCAGCGGGCAGATGCAGCCCTTCCGGTGGCAGGGCAACTTTGCTGAAATCGCCGAACGCATCGATAACGGCGGGATAGGTATGCAGAGTTGCGTCCAGCAGGGCCGGATGCAGCGGGAACCCATCGGCGGCAACGCCGTCCGCCAGACGGACGTGCGCCAGCACTTCGCCCAACCCCTGCCACATCGATTGGATGCCCCGGAACGCTGGGCCGTAATCGAGGCCGAGGCTGGTCAGCGCGCTATAATAGCGGTCCACCGGCAGCGGCTTGGTGCGGCTGATAACGGCTTCCGGCACGAAGGTTGGGGCGCTCGTCGCGTCCGGCGCCGGGCGCAGGGCGGCCGAGATATGCGTCTGCCAGCGGAACGCATCGCTGTCTTCGGCGCTGGACAGGCTGGCGTCGAAGCTGCCGAACTCGCCGGGTTTCAGCACCAGATGCACGATCTTGGCGTCAGCGTCGCCCAGGAACAGCGGCGCGCGGTAGGAGAAATTGGCGATCTGCAACGGCTTATCGCCGCTCAGTTTCGCCCCGGCTTGCAGCAGGCCGACGAGGCCCGCCGTGGTCGGCAGCACGACGTGGCTATAGACTTTATGGTCTTTGATCCAGGGCAGGGCCTTCTGGCTATAGACGGTCTCGAACTGCGCTTCGGGGAGGGAGGACCGCAGGCGCGTACCAACCAGCCCGTTAGCCGTGGCGGCGGCTTGGGCGGTCGCGGTGCCGGGGATGATGGCGGCGCCGTCGCGCTCGTTCCACATCCGCTCGCCTTGGAACGGATAGGTCGGCAACGCCACCCGGCGGCGCGTCCAGGGCGCATCAAAGCCCTTCCAGTCGATGGCCTCGCCCCGGCGGAACAGCGTGCCCACCGTTTCCAGCAGATCGCGCCCCTCAGTGCCATCCTTGGCGACCGTCGGCAGGAAAGCCAGCGTCTCGCCGGAGATGCTGGATTGCGCCAGCGCCAGCATGCTCTTGCCCGGCCCGATTTCGATGAAATCGGTCACGCCTTCCGCCTGCAACTGCTTCACCGCATCGGCAAAGCGCACGGCGTCCATCGCATGCGACACCCAATAGTCGGCGCTTGGGGCATCGGCCTTTACCGCGCCGGTCAAGGTCGAGACCCAAGTGACGCCCGGCTTTTCCGCCTTCGCCGCTGCCAACGCCGTGCGGAAATCGGCCATCGCCGGATCCATCAGCACCGAATGGAAGGCGTGGGAGACGGTGAGCGGGCGGGCGGTGACGCCCTTCGGCTCGAAATAGGCTATCAGCGCGTCGACCGAGGTTTTCAGGCCCGAAACGACCGTATTCGCTGGGCCATTGACCGCAGCGACACCGATCTGCGGCAGTTTCAGCTCGGCGAGCGCAGCGCGCACGCTGGCTTCGTCGGTGAAGACCGCCGCCATCGCCCCGCCTTCGGGCAGGGCCTGCATCAATTTCCCGCGCGCTGCGATAAGCTTCGCGGCCGCTTCCAAGGGATAGACCCCGGCAACGACCGAAAGGGCAAACTCGCCAACGCTATGGCCCGCCATCGCCTGCGGCGTGATCCCCCAGCTTTGCAGCAGGGTCGCCAGCGACACTTGCAGGGCAAAGGTGCCCGGCTGGGTGAATTCCGTGCGGTTGATCAACCCCGCATCCGGCCCATTGGGATCAGCGAAGACCGCTTCGGCCAACGGGCGTGGCAGGATACCGACCATCGCTGCGGCGCAGCGGTCGAAGGTCGCGCGGAACAAAGGCTGGCTGTCGTAAAGCGCTTTGCCCATGCCCGCGAATTGCGCACCCTGGCCTGTGAACAGGAAACCAATCTTACGCTTGGCCCCGGCGCGCCGATCGGCAGCGGTGGCAACCTGGGCGGTGCGCAGCTTTTCGATCAACTCATCGACGCTGCCCGCGACCGCCGTGTAGCGGTGGCTAAAGGAAACGCGGCCTTGCGCCAGCGAATAGGCGACATCGGGCAGCGAGGCACCCGGCGTTTCTTCCAGCACTTCCGCTTGGCGCACCAGCGCGTCTTTCAGAGCCGCTTCCGATTTCGCCGAGAGCACGACCAGATGCGCCGGGCGTTCCGGCACGGTCTGAGCAACCGGCGCCTGCGTCGGCGCCTCTTCCAAGATTACCACGCCATTGGTGCCGCCGATGCCGAGCGAATTGACCAGCGCGCGGCGCACCTTCTCGCCCTTCGGCCAGGGCTTCAGCTCCTGGTTCACATAAAAGGGGCTGGTGGTGAAATTGATCTTCGGGTTGAGCGTGCGGATATTGATCGTCGGCGGAATCGCCTGTTCGTGCAGGGCGAGCGCCGTCTTGATCAGCGAGACGATGCCCGCCGCCTGTTCCGGGTGGCCAATGTTTGGCTTTACCGACCCAACGGGGCAGGAACCGGCCGGGACAGTCACCGTCTTGAAGGTCTCGGTCAGCGCGGCGATTTCGATGGGGTCGCCCACGGCGGTGCCGGTGCCGTGGCATTCGGCGTAACCGATGGTATCCGGCGAAATATCGGCGAGTTCCAGCGCCTTGATCATCGCCCCGGCCTGACCCGGAACGGAGGAGCCGGAATAGCTGGCCTTGGTGCCGCCGTCGTTATTCACGGCGGTCGATTTGATTACGGCATAGATGGTATCGCCATCCTTGACCGCTTGATTGACCTCTTTCAGCAGCACCATACCGACGGCGGAGCCGAAGACCGTGCCGCGCGCGTCGGCGTCGAAGGTGCGCACATGCCCATCGGGTGAGTAGAGCCCACCTCGCACCGACCGATAGCCGGAGATTTCGGGCACGCGGACCGTTGCGCCGCCCGCCAGCGCCATCGTGCATTCGCCGGTCTGGATGCTCTGGCAAGCGAGATGCACCGCGATCAGCGAGGTGGAGCAGGCGGTCTGCACGTTCAGGCTCGGCCCCGTCAGGTCGAATTTGAACGACAGGCGGGTGGAGGCGAAATCCTTATCGTTGCCGATATGGACAAGGTTGGCCGTGCGCCCGCGCGACTCTGGATGGTCGTACAGTTCGTTGACCATGTACGAGCTGACGTTCCCGCCCGTGCCGAGCACGATGCCAACCGGACCAAGATGCCGACCGGGGATATAGCCCGCATCTTCAAAGGCTTCCCAGCCCACTTCCAGAAGGAAGCGGTGCTGCGGGTCCATCAACCGCGCTTCGCGCGGTGAATATTCAAAAAAAGCGGCATCGAACTTATCGATGCCGGGAATACGGAAAGCGGTTTTAACGTAGTCGGGTTCGGCGATTTCAGCGGGGCTGATGCCAGCGGCGATCAATTCTTCGTCCGAAAAGACGGTAACCGATTCGACGCCGTTGCAGAGGTTGCGCCAAAACTCCCGATAATTCATCGCGCCCGGCACGCGGCAGGCCATGCCGATGATGGCAATGCCCTTGAGCGGCGGTTGGGCAGATGTTTTCGGGGTTGCTTTATTGGTTGTGGCTTTAGGCTTGCTCATCATCACCCCCAAATCGACTTACCATTCTTTCTTGCGTTGGATGGCCGAGGGCCAATTCCAGAAAGACTGTAGGGGGGAGTCGGCGAACTTACCGAGCGAGCTAAGAGACTGATTCGTTAGCTTCTGAACCGACTGGAAAGCTGTATTTTCGCCGCCAGCGACAATGCTTTCGATCTTCCGCTCGAAACCTTGAACGGCGTCGTGCATTGCAAGGGCAACCTCGTAGCCTTTGTAAAGCGTGTCCAGCCATTGTTCCATCGGCCAAGCAATCAGCTTAGCGGTTACATCAACGATCGTCTCCGCCGGAATACCATTGTGCTGAGGGATGTAGGGACCGGGCAGGCTTTTTGCGAAAGCGCTGAAAAATTCTGCCGGATTGCTTGGGATGGTTTTCGCATCCGCAGCGGGCTTACCGGAGTAGCGGCGGGCCGGGCGGTCCGATTTTTCAGCCGCGGCGGCGGTGGTATTGGTATTTTCGGTAGTCATTGGGCCAGCCTCTCACGCGCGTGAAATTATGTGGAAAATGCCGATGCCATTTTTCGGAAATATAATCATTTCCGTTAGGCCGAATGATGCCATAGCCCATATCGCGCTGCATCAAAAATAAGTGTGAAGAATCGCGATTAACCTATTACAATTTCACGCTAAAGAAGAAGCAACCATTAGGGGGAGTTCTGGGGTTGAATTCTCTAGGTAAAAGTGATCACCTGGAAAAATATGGTAATCAAAATTGCTATTCGTGTAGTTAGCCCAATTTTTTATTGAATTTTCCGGATGTAGCGGGTCGCTATCTCCAAGATAAGCGGTGATCGGAAAATCCAATTTTTCCGTACTGTCGTCGTGATAAACTCGTAATAAGTTAATATCGTTCCGAAACACAGGAATCAGAAGCGATAGAAGGTCGGTATGGTTAATCAAATCTGCAGAAGTACCGCCGAGCTTGCGAATATAATCTTCGGCCTCTGCGTCGGATTGAAGAAGTGACGGGGTTGCCGCTGGTGTTTTTTTAGGCGGAATGTTGCCAGATACAAACAAGTGTCGGGGGCGTTGCCCATATTCTGTGCGCACTTGCTGCGCCGCAGCATACGCCAGCCACGCGCCAAAGCTGTGGCCGAATAGGGCGAAGGGCCGATCGAGCAAAGGCGATGCTGCTTCGGCAAAGGCATCGACCAGATCCTGTAGCCGGGTCAACGGCGGTTCGCCCAAACGGCTACCGTGTCCCGGCAACTGCACAGGATAAAATTCAACCAGATCTGCAGTACCGCGCCAGTCCCGAAATAAGCTGGCATTGCCGCCGGCATGGGCAAAACAGAAAACCCTAATTTCCGGGTCAGTCGTAACCTCGGGAAACGGAAACCAGAGTGCGGTCATAACCTAATTTATCCAATAAAAAAAACAGAGGGCTTGCGCCCTCTGTTCAATAAAGACTGATTATTCGTAGTAGCCGACGACGAAAACTTTATCGTCGAACTTTTTAGCGAAAGATTGTTTTTTTGCCAGCTTAGCCGTTGCCGGATTACGCCAGACGTAGGAAACCCAACCGCCATCAGCAGCCTTATTGGCGGCGGCAATCTGTTCCCGGATGATGAACTTACCTTCTACATCCTTCAGGTCCGGAATCGCCGGGTTATTGATCATCTTCGGATCGTAATAGGCGAGGGCGAGGCCGCTATTGGCATCGACAACCAGCACATACCATTCACCGTCGACCCATTCTTTATTGGTCTTATCGCCGAAATCAGCGAAGGCCTTATCTTTACCGACGGTCTGATAGTGTTTGATCGCCTTATTGACCATTTCGACCGATTGTTCGGCCGGCGTAGCGGCGATAAGCGGGCTCGAGACCAGCAGGGCAAGCGCTACGAACGCCGCAGACAGAAGTTTCAACATCGCGTGTCTCCACGAGAAAAGGGGAACAATCAGAAAAGAAGAGGACTAGGCCGCTTTCAAACGGGCAACGAGCGTATCGACACCCTCTTGAAGCGACCGGCAGGCGTCACCGAGGCTGGCGGTGGATTCCTCCACCACCACGGCGGCGGAGCCAACCGCTTCGGCGACATGCTTGACACCCGTGATATCGCGGCTGACGGCCTGGGTTCCAATGGCGGCTTCCGACACACTGGCACTGATATCAGCCGTGGCGGATCCTTGTTCACTGACGGCCTCGGCGATGACCATCAAAGCCTGCTCGACGCGGCCAATAGTGCCAACGATGAGGCGGATCGCCCCTGCGGCCTGATCGGTCGCGCCGCGCATCGAATTAATTTCGCCGGCAATTTCCTCGGTCGCTTGCGCCGTTTGTTGCGCCAAACTTTTAACCTCGGTGGCGACGACCGCAAAGCCCTTGCCAGCTTCGCCCGCCCGCGCCGCTTCGATCGTGGCGTTCAGCGCCAACAGATTGGTGCGTTCGGCAATATCGGTAATCAGGCGCAGCACTTCGCTAATGCGGCCCGACGCCTGAACCAGATCGCCCACCACGCGGTCCGTGCGGGCCGCTTCCGAGACCGCTTCCTGAGCGATGCTGCTGGATTCGCGCACCTTGACGTTAATCCGCTCGATCTGATCGGCAAGGCGATTGGTTGCCCCGGCGACCGTCGAGACATTCGAACTGGCCTGTTCGGATGCTGCAGCAACTAGAACCGATTGTTGACTGGCCTCTTCAGCATTGCGGGCCAAGCTGATCGACTGATTGCGGATGGTCGAGAGCATATCGGACATCGCGACCACGGCCTGACGCACCGACTGTTCAATATCGGCAGCCAGCGTCGTCATCATTTGCTTGCGGATACCTTCGGCCTGTTTGCGGTTAGCCTCTTGCTGAGCCGTCAGTTCCCGA encodes the following:
- a CDS encoding DUF3422 family protein, whose translation is MSVHFLRESVLGEVHARPFTPLTPPRRVLHFAFFTDLAAARADRDKLLALCATAGAAAPLPDAKHHRLTLPPTLGGGSLRWEQHSEFTTYTLDFPDESGVIFPPCPAWARFEAILPPPGPLLVAVDLQIVPAQAGLDLTKIFDPASLAVSAFDFGAALVATDFRADGQLQAGGGTVRLLVQDQGLTPQRAGALVQRLLEVETYRLFALLGLPEAHRLGPIVRRIEADLTRIARAMAEARDLVSDNALLDELTLLAAELEAEANAASYRFSASRAYDGIIQQRLAALGDRSVGEYPTIGAFLARRLAPAMRTCTMLEERLETLAGKLSRAAHLLRTRVDVAIEQQNRSLLEAMNLRARQQFRLQQTVEGLSIAAIAYYVVSLAAYVFKGLKEAGLPLDPTIGTALAVPPIVAAVALTVRRIRRHHGKETE
- a CDS encoding patatin-like phospholipase family protein codes for the protein MGKKALVLGGGAPDYTLMTGALLAFEEAGVKFDVYSMAGGGGVVGLSYLAPLNMTREESLRNSVNFGVSDAIYNMFPINYKIFTKPGPAAALYRTALSMMPGYSRIVNQLGMTPSEKFLSDWVQFWWAGLMPSNLSLFSQGFCAHAQFIKQMVDFDALHKLPADIYLNAYCLTDNKMAIFKKDQIDLAHFQASLSYPFFYSPYEIDGKLYIEGASRDAFNFKGLMENEPDLDLIVVFDAIAIDGLLHEPRNLWDAFGQQIITPLVALGHADLKLFQELHHDKDKSDLLILNFKIPPKMQPAALDWSSSNLNRLFAVGYESGKVFIEKNKAKLGV
- a CDS encoding type I polyketide synthase, with the translated sequence MSKPKATTNKATPKTSAQPPLKGIAIIGMACRVPGAMNYREFWRNLCNGVESVTVFSDEELIAAGISPAEIAEPDYVKTAFRIPGIDKFDAAFFEYSPREARLMDPQHRFLLEVGWEAFEDAGYIPGRHLGPVGIVLGTGGNVSSYMVNELYDHPESRGRTANLVHIGNDKDFASTRLSFKFDLTGPSLNVQTACSTSLIAVHLACQSIQTGECTMALAGGATVRVPEISGYRSVRGGLYSPDGHVRTFDADARGTVFGSAVGMVLLKEVNQAVKDGDTIYAVIKSTAVNNDGGTKASYSGSSVPGQAGAMIKALELADISPDTIGYAECHGTGTAVGDPIEIAALTETFKTVTVPAGSCPVGSVKPNIGHPEQAAGIVSLIKTALALHEQAIPPTINIRTLNPKINFTTSPFYVNQELKPWPKGEKVRRALVNSLGIGGTNGVVILEEAPTQAPVAQTVPERPAHLVVLSAKSEAALKDALVRQAEVLEETPGASLPDVAYSLAQGRVSFSHRYTAVAGSVDELIEKLRTAQVATAADRRAGAKRKIGFLFTGQGAQFAGMGKALYDSQPLFRATFDRCAAAMVGILPRPLAEAVFADPNGPDAGLINRTEFTQPGTFALQVSLATLLQSWGITPQAMAGHSVGEFALSVVAGVYPLEAAAKLIAARGKLMQALPEGGAMAAVFTDEASVRAALAELKLPQIGVAAVNGPANTVVSGLKTSVDALIAYFEPKGVTARPLTVSHAFHSVLMDPAMADFRTALAAAKAEKPGVTWVSTLTGAVKADAPSADYWVSHAMDAVRFADAVKQLQAEGVTDFIEIGPGKSMLALAQSSISGETLAFLPTVAKDGTEGRDLLETVGTLFRRGEAIDWKGFDAPWTRRRVALPTYPFQGERMWNERDGAAIIPGTATAQAAATANGLVGTRLRSSLPEAQFETVYSQKALPWIKDHKVYSHVVLPTTAGLVGLLQAGAKLSGDKPLQIANFSYRAPLFLGDADAKIVHLVLKPGEFGSFDASLSSAEDSDAFRWQTHISAALRPAPDATSAPTFVPEAVISRTKPLPVDRYYSALTSLGLDYGPAFRGIQSMWQGLGEVLAHVRLADGVAADGFPLHPALLDATLHTYPAVIDAFGDFSKVALPPEGLHLPAGIERFSLLKSGEKDVWVHLRKRLQDVSADPASAALVVDIDVYAMDGSPVAKFEGLSLRPIPVTAFQPKGAEAGVDWLYQVRWDKLAAGAKPQVAAPNAWVIFADDAGVGAALAKTFETRNHPVKLIAKSALIPAGAVKVDGRESFAPVLTQAAQDWADKRVGIVYLWGLDTSFGDGKDLEAQQAAVIGNALHLTQALADARDGFKHAPGLWLGTRNGLDIRDGSKGSLDLAQAGLWGFGRTVSLEYPQTWGGLIDLAPGGINPAETQALANHLLAGDREAQVAFRLAGGQLARYGARFVRAKVTETRAPTTKDATYLITGGLGAIGIETAKYLITHRGIRHLVLASRRGADDPTAAGIKAELEALGARISVEKLDTSSEASVAALIKKLRSDALPLKGIYHSAGVLEDATIAQFAWDKFRKAIAPKFDGAWFLHKATEDLQLDDFVVYSSILSLFGAGGQANYTSGNAYLDGLAALRRQQGKPGLAVNWGPWAAGGLATLAGDKGEAIWRARGLIYTKPEEGQEALKLIVEAGFNHAAVLSADWTTIVGQFQPVPRFFDAMLGEVKTDGAAASGGLSVEALQAQLKSSDPRDRRFAIVTYVAQQAQATLGVTRAIDPGQPLRELGLDSLMAVTLINRIEMALGVRVPAVKLIQGPSIDQLVDEVWPDLAGVGLPDAPQVVPGDTPTETPAIPAAVEAMVSNLITETVEAALAAPAIVEDAKWLIPVGKRSNPRARLFCFPFAGGGSAVFRPWANWIDPAIEVIAVEPPGRLGRISEKPVNDMDLFVDCVLDEMIDLLDLPFAMFGHCLGAVTMYETARTLIEETKFRPLHLFASGARAPNKVGEVGPFEQDLGKVLMQTQGYRHDLKPYEQSDEIFADIIRKFDMAATDQFLSDPELRKLMLPAVRAEFEMTSNYKLKGEPKPWDVPITCFVSRGDPYVSREDILAWGQFTNQRLQVLMREGSHYAVVEDAKFINRIINREMVMPL
- a CDS encoding thioesterase II family protein is translated as MTALWFPFPEVTTDPEIRVFCFAHAGGNASLFRDWRGTADLVEFYPVQLPGHGSRLGEPPLTRLQDLVDAFAEAASPLLDRPFALFGHSFGAWLAYAAAQQVRTEYGQRPRHLFVSGNIPPKKTPAATPSLLQSDAEAEDYIRKLGGTSADLINHTDLLSLLIPVFRNDINLLRVYHDDSTEKLDFPITAYLGDSDPLHPENSIKNWANYTNSNFDYHIFPGDHFYLENSTPELPLMVASSLA
- a CDS encoding cache domain-containing protein, translated to MLKLLSAAFVALALLVSSPLIAATPAEQSVEMVNKAIKHYQTVGKDKAFADFGDKTNKEWVDGEWYVLVVDANSGLALAYYDPKMINNPAIPDLKDVEGKFIIREQIAAANKAADGGWVSYVWRNPATAKLAKKQSFAKKFDDKVFVVGYYE